From the Desulfovibrio sp. JY genome, one window contains:
- a CDS encoding molybdopterin-dependent oxidoreductase: MEQKILVVNGVERTLIYPHKSTLADVLRKNLHLTGTKIGCAQGQCGACSVIINGKVVRSCITKMQRVPDKADITTIEGIGQPGHLAPLQRSWVKHGAAQCGFCTPGFIVSAKGLLDENPSPSREDVRHWFQEHRNACRCTGYKPLVDAVMDAAAVMRSEAAPESLDFVMPANRRIWGSTYPRPTAEAKATGTLDYGADLGLRLPENTLYLALVQAEVHHALIRGIDTAEAEKMPGVYRVLTAKDVQGKNRIFGLVSNPNSKGDGWERPILCDAKVFQYGDAVAIVCADTEEQAKAAAAKVRLDLEELPAYLSAQEAMAEDAIEIHPGTPNVYFTQPLVKGDDPEAVFARNDVAVVTGEFHTSRQPHMPIEPDVGFAYMGEDGLLHIHSKSIAVHLHAFMIAEGLGLPPDKIAMIANPMGGTFGYKLSPTMEALLGVAVLATGRPASLRYTYFQQMTYTGKRSPFHIKAKMAADRKTGRILALEHDYYVDHGPYCEFADGLTGRGIQFIGAGYDIPSIRGMGHAVATNHCWGAAFRGFGGPQSFFAGESLIDEMALALGMDPIEFRLANCYRPGATTPTGQTPDVYCLPGMLEALRPRYKAAKQRARKESTPEVKKGVGIALGVYGSGLDGADSASVFVQYDPDGGVTVGASWEDHGQGADIGAVGTAHEALFPMGIPPEKIRFSWPDSSKQPPAGPAGGSRSQVVVGGAIRTACEALLATAKKPDGTFMTQAELVAAGKPTRFDGVYTVPGTPCSAETGLGSPFLVFMYAIYQAEIAVDAATGKVTVEHMTCLADIGKVNNRLVTDGQIYGCMLQGIGYALSEDYEDVKKHSSLAGAGFPFIESVPDDLEIIYFEDNPRAYGPFGAAGAGEGPMASPHVAITNAIRDACGVRVTSLPAKPEKVLAALLADAN, from the coding sequence ATGGAACAGAAGATACTCGTCGTAAATGGCGTGGAAAGAACGCTGATCTATCCACACAAAAGCACCCTCGCCGATGTACTGCGGAAAAACCTTCATTTGACGGGGACAAAAATCGGCTGCGCCCAAGGACAATGCGGCGCATGCTCCGTCATCATCAATGGCAAAGTCGTTCGTTCCTGCATCACAAAAATGCAGCGCGTGCCGGACAAGGCCGACATCACAACCATTGAAGGCATCGGCCAGCCGGGCCACCTGGCGCCGCTCCAGCGGTCCTGGGTCAAGCACGGGGCGGCCCAGTGCGGCTTTTGCACACCGGGATTCATCGTCTCGGCCAAGGGGCTGCTGGACGAAAACCCGAGCCCCAGCCGCGAAGACGTGCGCCACTGGTTCCAGGAACACCGCAACGCCTGCCGCTGCACCGGCTACAAGCCCCTGGTGGATGCGGTCATGGACGCCGCCGCCGTCATGCGCAGCGAGGCCGCACCGGAGAGCCTCGACTTCGTCATGCCCGCTAACCGGCGCATCTGGGGCTCGACCTATCCGCGCCCCACGGCCGAAGCCAAGGCCACGGGCACCCTGGATTACGGCGCGGACCTCGGGCTGCGCCTGCCCGAAAACACCCTGTACCTGGCCCTGGTCCAGGCCGAGGTCCACCATGCGCTGATAAGGGGCATCGACACGGCGGAAGCGGAAAAGATGCCCGGCGTATACCGCGTGCTCACGGCCAAGGACGTCCAGGGCAAAAACCGCATCTTCGGCCTGGTGTCCAATCCCAACAGCAAGGGCGACGGCTGGGAACGGCCCATTTTGTGCGACGCCAAGGTCTTCCAGTACGGCGACGCCGTGGCCATCGTCTGCGCCGACACCGAAGAGCAGGCCAAGGCGGCCGCAGCCAAGGTACGCCTCGACCTGGAGGAACTGCCCGCCTACTTAAGCGCCCAGGAGGCCATGGCCGAGGACGCCATCGAGATCCACCCCGGCACGCCCAACGTCTATTTCACCCAGCCGCTGGTCAAGGGCGACGACCCCGAGGCGGTGTTCGCCCGCAACGACGTGGCTGTCGTCACAGGCGAATTCCACACCAGCCGCCAGCCCCACATGCCCATCGAACCCGACGTCGGCTTCGCCTACATGGGCGAGGACGGCCTGCTCCACATCCACAGCAAGTCCATCGCCGTGCACCTGCACGCCTTCATGATCGCCGAAGGGCTCGGCCTGCCGCCGGACAAGATCGCCATGATCGCCAACCCCATGGGCGGCACCTTCGGCTACAAGCTGAGCCCCACCATGGAGGCCCTGCTCGGCGTGGCGGTGCTGGCCACCGGGCGTCCGGCCTCCCTGCGCTACACTTACTTCCAGCAGATGACCTACACCGGCAAACGCTCGCCGTTTCACATCAAGGCCAAAATGGCGGCGGACAGGAAGACCGGCCGCATCCTGGCCCTTGAACACGACTACTATGTGGACCACGGCCCCTACTGCGAGTTCGCCGACGGCCTGACCGGACGCGGCATCCAGTTCATCGGCGCGGGCTACGACATCCCGAGCATCCGGGGCATGGGCCACGCCGTGGCCACCAACCACTGCTGGGGCGCGGCCTTTCGCGGCTTCGGCGGTCCCCAGTCCTTCTTCGCCGGGGAATCGTTGATCGATGAGATGGCCTTGGCCCTCGGCATGGACCCGATCGAATTCCGCCTGGCCAACTGCTACCGACCCGGAGCCACCACCCCCACCGGCCAGACGCCGGACGTCTACTGCCTACCCGGCATGCTCGAAGCGTTGCGGCCGCGCTACAAGGCCGCCAAGCAACGCGCCAGGAAGGAGTCAACGCCCGAGGTGAAAAAAGGCGTGGGCATCGCCCTTGGCGTCTACGGTTCGGGCCTCGACGGCGCGGACAGCGCCTCGGTCTTCGTCCAGTACGATCCCGACGGCGGCGTCACGGTCGGCGCGTCCTGGGAGGACCATGGCCAGGGCGCGGACATCGGCGCCGTGGGCACGGCCCACGAGGCCCTGTTCCCCATGGGCATCCCGCCGGAAAAGATCCGCTTCAGCTGGCCCGACAGCTCCAAGCAGCCGCCGGCCGGCCCGGCCGGCGGCTCGCGCTCCCAGGTCGTGGTCGGCGGCGCCATCCGCACCGCCTGCGAAGCCTTGCTCGCAACCGCCAAAAAGCCCGACGGCACCTTCATGACCCAGGCCGAGCTCGTGGCCGCCGGCAAACCCACCCGCTTCGACGGCGTCTACACCGTTCCCGGCACGCCCTGCTCGGCCGAAACCGGCCTCGGCAGCCCGTTTCTGGTCTTCATGTACGCCATCTACCAGGCCGAAATCGCGGTGGATGCCGCCACGGGCAAGGTGACCGTGGAGCATATGACCTGCCTGGCCGACATCGGCAAGGTCAACAACCGGCTGGTCACCGACGGCCAGATCTACGGCTGCATGCTCCAAGGCATCGGCTACGCCCTGTCCGAGGACTACGAGGACGTCAAAAAGCACTCCTCCCTGGCCGGCGCGGGCTTCCCCTTCATCGAATCCGTGCCCGACGACTTGGAGATCATCTACTTCGAGGACAATCCCCGCGCCTACGGCCCCTTCGGCGCGGCCGGCGCGGGCGAGGGCCCCATGGCCAGCCCCCACGTGGCCATCACCAACGCCATTCGCGACGCCTGCGGCGTCCGGGTGACCAGCCTGCCGGCCAAGCCGGAAAAAGTGCTGGCCGCCCTTCTGGCCGACGCCAACTAG
- a CDS encoding GGDEF domain-containing protein yields MLHSLDMRTVLFEGAFVCFTIFGIMAYHCLARNTYPGFRYWTVGFMCAGTGAILIALRGSLPDFLSIVLANLLIAAMPFTLAWGLAVFLDIPWARRTMHSALFVALLLVLIWSTYISPSLYWRIICFSFVFLVFFAEALRIAVKHLPGALGGQNWLLVTMIAFSLASMALRLGIATAMGSSLTFFRNGGAWQSIAILLTVLSMVGIMAALIIVNAQRMELELKEANRKIEILANQDGLTRLFNRRYFDKKLRQEFKRLQRSAQPLSLVMADIDCFKNFNDTYGHQAGDDCIRAIADAFRQSGGRVSDIAARYGGEEFVMLLPNTDVRGADAVAREIAARVTARAIPHASSVAAPIVTLSMGVATVVPARSMHPGTLVEMADQALYAGKANGRNQIRSAAPQQDMRLLPCSPDTA; encoded by the coding sequence ATGCTGCATTCACTGGATATGCGCACGGTCCTCTTCGAAGGCGCGTTTGTCTGCTTCACTATTTTCGGGATCATGGCCTACCATTGCCTGGCCAGGAACACGTATCCCGGCTTCCGCTATTGGACCGTCGGATTCATGTGCGCGGGTACGGGAGCCATCCTCATCGCACTGCGCGGGAGCCTGCCCGATTTCCTCTCCATTGTGCTGGCCAACCTGCTGATTGCCGCGATGCCGTTCACGTTGGCCTGGGGCTTGGCCGTCTTTCTGGATATTCCATGGGCGCGTCGGACGATGCATAGCGCTCTCTTCGTGGCGCTTCTTCTGGTCCTGATCTGGTCGACGTATATCTCGCCGAGTCTCTATTGGCGGATTATATGCTTTTCCTTCGTGTTCCTCGTGTTTTTCGCCGAAGCGTTACGGATTGCGGTCAAGCATCTCCCCGGCGCGCTCGGCGGACAAAATTGGCTTCTCGTGACGATGATCGCGTTCTCCCTCGCCTCCATGGCGCTGCGGCTGGGCATCGCGACCGCCATGGGGTCCTCCCTGACCTTTTTCCGAAACGGGGGCGCATGGCAAAGCATTGCGATTTTGCTGACCGTTTTGAGTATGGTCGGGATCATGGCGGCCTTGATTATCGTCAACGCCCAACGCATGGAGCTCGAACTCAAGGAAGCCAATCGCAAAATCGAAATCCTCGCCAACCAGGATGGGCTGACGCGGCTTTTCAACAGAAGGTATTTCGACAAGAAGCTCAGGCAGGAATTCAAACGGCTGCAACGCAGCGCCCAACCGTTGTCGCTCGTCATGGCCGATATCGACTGCTTCAAGAACTTCAACGACACGTATGGGCATCAGGCCGGGGACGACTGCATCCGGGCCATCGCCGACGCCTTCAGGCAGTCGGGGGGCCGCGTTTCGGATATCGCCGCCCGTTACGGCGGAGAGGAATTCGTGATGCTGCTGCCCAACACGGATGTGCGCGGGGCCGACGCGGTGGCGCGGGAAATAGCCGCGCGGGTGACCGCCAGGGCCATCCCGCACGCCTCCTCGGTCGCGGCCCCCATCGTGACCCTCAGCATGGGCGTGGCCACGGTCGTGCCGGCGCGGTCGATGCACCCCGGGACCCTGGTCGAAATGGCCGACCAGGCCCTTTACGCCGGCAAGGCCAATGGAAGAAACCAGATCCGCAGCGCCGCGCCGCAGCAGGATATGCGGCTTTTGCCCTGCAGCCCCGACACGGCTTGA
- a CDS encoding rubredoxin, with protein sequence MALDRYICLQCGYTYDPKRGDPKGGIEPGTPGEKLPDDWRCPVCQADQRQFARRDD encoded by the coding sequence ATGGCGCTCGATCGCTATATCTGCCTGCAGTGCGGCTACACCTACGATCCCAAACGCGGTGATCCCAAAGGCGGGATCGAACCCGGCACGCCCGGCGAAAAACTGCCCGACGACTGGCGCTGCCCCGTCTGCCAGGCCGACCAGCGGCAATTCGCCCGCCGTGATGATTAG
- the ribB gene encoding 3,4-dihydroxy-2-butanone-4-phosphate synthase, whose translation MNQTYSGVQNEYQSVVRAIEAMRQGKGVVVTDDADREDEGDLIFAAETLTVPQMAMLIRECSGIVCLCLTAAKAEQLELTPMVTVNTCKNRTAFTITIEAAEGVTTGVSAADRVTTVKTASAPNAKPCDLAHPGHVFPLIAKPGGVLERRGHTEATVDLARLAGFAPCGVLCELTNPDGTMAKGAQIERFAAANGFPLVTVAALAAYRQAVGDM comes from the coding sequence ATGAATCAGACCTATTCCGGTGTTCAAAACGAGTATCAGAGTGTGGTGCGGGCCATCGAGGCCATGCGCCAGGGCAAAGGCGTCGTCGTGACCGACGATGCGGATCGCGAGGACGAGGGAGACCTCATTTTCGCGGCCGAAACACTGACCGTCCCGCAGATGGCCATGCTGATCCGCGAATGCAGCGGCATCGTGTGCCTGTGCCTGACCGCGGCCAAGGCCGAGCAGCTCGAGCTGACGCCCATGGTCACGGTCAATACCTGCAAAAACCGCACGGCCTTCACCATCACCATCGAGGCGGCCGAAGGCGTCACCACCGGCGTTTCGGCTGCGGACCGGGTGACGACCGTCAAGACGGCCAGCGCGCCGAACGCCAAGCCCTGCGACCTGGCCCATCCGGGCCACGTGTTTCCGCTGATCGCCAAGCCCGGCGGCGTGCTCGAGCGCCGGGGCCATACCGAGGCCACGGTGGATCTGGCCCGGCTGGCGGGGTTTGCCCCCTGTGGCGTCCTTTGCGAGTTGACCAATCCCGACGGCACCATGGCCAAGGGCGCGCAAATCGAACGCTTCGCCGCGGCCAACGGCTTCCCGCTGGTCACCGTCGCCGCCCTGGCCGCCTACCGCCAGGCTGTGGGCGATATGTAA
- a CDS encoding EF-hand domain-containing protein: MRTAIAAFALIAALAAVPAAYAASQPEQDTTAAEKMFTTMDTNKDGVLTKEEFAAHHMADDFAKADKNGDGKVTRDEYLGHASGMKMQ, encoded by the coding sequence ATGCGTACCGCCATAGCCGCCTTCGCCCTCATCGCCGCCCTGGCCGCCGTCCCCGCCGCTTACGCCGCGTCCCAGCCGGAGCAGGACACCACGGCCGCCGAAAAGATGTTCACCACCATGGACACCAACAAAGACGGCGTCCTGACCAAGGAAGAATTCGCCGCCCACCACATGGCCGACGACTTCGCCAAGGCCGACAAGAACGGCGATGGCAAGGTCACCCGCGACGAATACCTCGGCCACGCCTCCGGCATGAAGATGCAGTAA
- a CDS encoding periplasmic heavy metal sensor, translating to MRNSIRIPAALALTLALAVPALAQTTHQHNAPAAPAATTDTATTATPAAPPVDPNKVYLLRQDYIAKTAELRGKLVARQAELETLLATKPGDTAAVTKLTTEISALRGKLFEQDTLFRIRYAKETGTPIRMTHRMGQMEGMMMDGMMGGKMMMGPKSDADCKMMGKDKGMMMMGKDMMQGMQHDMKAMDHGANGAMPGHNMPMPAANAQNTPAAAAPAAPSAPAAPANQ from the coding sequence ATGCGTAACAGCATTCGTATCCCCGCCGCATTAGCTCTGACCCTGGCCCTGGCCGTTCCGGCCCTGGCCCAGACCACGCACCAGCACAATGCTCCGGCCGCACCGGCCGCCACGACCGATACAGCCACGACCGCCACCCCGGCCGCCCCCCCCGTGGACCCCAACAAGGTCTACCTGCTCCGCCAGGACTACATCGCCAAGACCGCCGAACTGCGCGGCAAGCTCGTCGCCCGCCAGGCCGAGCTGGAAACCCTGCTCGCCACCAAGCCCGGCGACACCGCCGCCGTCACCAAGCTGACCACTGAAATCAGCGCCCTTCGCGGCAAGCTGTTCGAACAGGACACCCTCTTCCGCATCCGCTACGCCAAGGAAACCGGCACCCCCATCCGCATGACCCACCGTATGGGCCAGATGGAAGGCATGATGATGGACGGCATGATGGGCGGTAAGATGATGATGGGCCCCAAGAGCGATGCCGACTGCAAGATGATGGGCAAGGACAAGGGCATGATGATGATGGGCAAGGACATGATGCAGGGCATGCAACATGACATGAAGGCCATGGACCACGGCGCAAACGGCGCCATGCCTGGCCATAACATGCCCATGCCTGCCGCCAACGCCCAGAACACCCCGGCCGCGGCCGCCCCTGCCGCTCCTAGCGCTCCCGCCGCCCCGGCCAACCAATAA
- a CDS encoding helix-turn-helix transcriptional regulator produces the protein MAGQGTSGGRKRCRGKEYSCSMELSLAVIGGKWKPLILWHLRDVATLRFSALRRTMPTITQKMLTQQLRELEADGLITRTVYAEVPPRVEYGLTEPGRDIIPILEALCRFGKEFEARFGVEDADAAPDCAVTR, from the coding sequence ATGGCCGGACAGGGAACGTCGGGTGGGCGCAAGCGCTGCCGGGGCAAGGAATATTCATGCAGCATGGAGCTGTCGCTGGCGGTCATCGGCGGCAAGTGGAAACCGCTGATCCTGTGGCATCTGCGCGATGTCGCGACATTGCGCTTTTCGGCCCTGCGCCGCACCATGCCGACCATCACCCAGAAGATGCTCACCCAGCAGTTGCGCGAACTCGAGGCCGACGGCCTCATCACCCGCACCGTCTACGCCGAGGTGCCGCCACGCGTGGAATACGGCCTGACCGAGCCCGGCCGCGACATCATCCCCATCCTCGAGGCCCTGTGCCGGTTCGGCAAGGAGTTCGAGGCCCGGTTCGGGGTCGAAGACGCCGACGCCGCGCCCGACTGCGCCGTGACGCGGTAG
- a CDS encoding nitroreductase family protein, which yields MDLFEAIHTRRSIRAFTDAPVSEADMDTILRAAMAAPSAGNAQPWHFIVLDDRATMDAIVAIHAHAAMIQQAPVAVVVAAELAQEKYPGFGYWTLDCSAAVENMLLAARGLGIGSVWCGIYPRTERMEGLTKLLGLPDGVKAHALVVLGHPAQDFKRVERFKPERIHKNHW from the coding sequence ATGGATCTGTTCGAAGCCATCCATACCCGGCGCAGCATCCGCGCCTTCACCGACGCGCCGGTGTCCGAAGCGGATATGGACACCATCCTGCGCGCGGCCATGGCCGCGCCAAGCGCCGGCAACGCCCAGCCCTGGCATTTCATCGTCCTCGACGACCGCGCCACCATGGACGCCATCGTCGCGATTCATGCCCACGCGGCCATGATCCAACAGGCACCGGTGGCGGTGGTGGTGGCGGCCGAACTGGCCCAGGAGAAGTATCCGGGGTTCGGGTACTGGACGCTCGATTGCTCCGCCGCCGTGGAAAATATGCTGCTGGCCGCCCGGGGGCTCGGCATCGGCTCGGTGTGGTGCGGCATTTATCCCCGGACCGAGCGCATGGAAGGCCTGACGAAACTGCTCGGCCTGCCGGACGGGGTGAAGGCCCACGCCCTGGTGGTGCTCGGCCATCCGGCCCAGGACTTCAAGCGCGTGGAACGTTTCAAGCCCGAGCGCATCCACAAGAATCACTGGTAG
- a CDS encoding flavin reductase family protein, with protein sequence MQRHLGRTCLLYPMPATIVGAMVDGRPNFLAIAHVGILNNVAPQYLTVSLKKFRHTSRGIHESGAFSICLPGKSMAVATDYVGIVSGAKVDKSRVFDVFYGELGNAPMIRECPVNMELKLHQVIDLPAHEVFVGELAGSYAEESCLKEGKVDLEKARPLLFDYSSGWYFSVGEPVAPCWRAGRDYPAQQTEHEGA encoded by the coding sequence ATGCAACGCCATCTCGGCCGCACCTGCCTGCTGTACCCCATGCCCGCCACCATCGTCGGCGCCATGGTGGACGGCAGGCCCAATTTCCTGGCCATCGCCCATGTGGGCATCCTGAACAACGTGGCTCCCCAGTACCTGACCGTGAGCCTGAAGAAGTTTCGGCACACCAGCCGGGGCATCCACGAATCCGGCGCGTTTTCCATCTGCCTGCCCGGCAAATCCATGGCCGTGGCCACGGACTATGTGGGCATCGTCTCCGGGGCGAAGGTGGACAAGTCGCGGGTTTTCGATGTCTTTTACGGGGAACTCGGCAATGCGCCCATGATCCGGGAGTGCCCGGTCAATATGGAGTTGAAGCTGCATCAGGTGATCGACCTGCCGGCCCACGAGGTGTTCGTGGGCGAGCTGGCCGGTTCCTACGCCGAGGAATCCTGTCTGAAAGAGGGCAAGGTGGACCTGGAAAAAGCCAGGCCGCTGCTGTTCGACTATTCCAGCGGCTGGTATTTCTCCGTTGGCGAGCCCGTCGCCCCCTGCTGGCGGGCCGGCCGGGACTACCCGGCGCAACAGACAGAACACGAAGGAGCATAA
- a CDS encoding flavin reductase family protein, with protein MEKVSLGATTMTLPTPAWLIGTYDATGKPNLMTAAWGGICCSKPVCMTVSLQKPRHSYAAILERKAFTINVASEADVAKVDYCGIVSGKKADKFAVCGYTAVKSELVDAPYVAECPLTVECKLIHVQDLGQHTMFVGEVLDVKVDAACMKDGKPDAAAIKPIIFAPEDRHYYGLGRDLGLAFSIGKELK; from the coding sequence ATGGAAAAGGTCTCTCTTGGCGCGACAACCATGACCCTGCCCACCCCGGCCTGGCTGATCGGCACCTACGACGCGACCGGCAAGCCCAACCTCATGACCGCGGCCTGGGGCGGGATTTGCTGCTCCAAGCCGGTGTGCATGACCGTTTCGCTGCAAAAGCCCCGGCATTCCTATGCCGCCATCTTGGAGCGCAAGGCGTTCACGATAAACGTCGCGTCCGAGGCGGACGTGGCCAAGGTGGACTACTGCGGCATCGTCTCCGGCAAAAAAGCCGACAAGTTCGCGGTGTGCGGCTACACGGCCGTGAAAAGCGAGCTCGTGGACGCGCCCTATGTCGCCGAGTGCCCACTTACGGTCGAATGCAAGCTGATCCATGTCCAGGATCTGGGCCAGCACACCATGTTCGTGGGCGAGGTGTTGGACGTGAAGGTGGACGCCGCGTGCATGAAGGACGGCAAGCCGGATGCCGCCGCCATAAAGCCCATCATCTTCGCCCCCGAGGACCGGCATTACTACGGCCTGGGCCGCGATCTCGGCCTGGCTTTTTCCATCGGCAAGGAGCTGAAATAA
- a CDS encoding flavin reductase family protein, translating to MEKVRLDPEILPPMPVTLVGAMVAGRPNFMTAAWVTRVGHKPPMIGVSINHRQLTGQGIRESGAFSLCLPGPELAEKTDYCGLVSGRKADKAALFDVFFGEVAAAPMIRQCPLCLEMTLFQAVDLPHHTFFIGEIKAGWADGEILTNGKPDVAKYKPLLLTMPDNRYWTLGDHVADAWSAGKALKKGEPQ from the coding sequence ATGGAGAAAGTGCGTCTGGACCCGGAAATCCTGCCGCCCATGCCTGTGACCCTGGTCGGGGCCATGGTGGCGGGGCGGCCCAATTTCATGACCGCCGCCTGGGTGACGCGGGTAGGGCACAAGCCGCCGATGATCGGCGTGTCCATCAACCACCGCCAGCTCACCGGCCAGGGCATCCGGGAATCGGGCGCATTTTCCCTGTGCCTGCCCGGGCCGGAGCTTGCGGAGAAAACCGATTACTGTGGGCTCGTGTCCGGGCGCAAGGCGGACAAGGCCGCGCTCTTCGACGTCTTCTTCGGCGAGGTCGCGGCTGCGCCCATGATCCGCCAGTGTCCGCTGTGCCTGGAGATGACCCTTTTTCAGGCCGTGGACCTGCCGCACCACACGTTTTTCATCGGCGAAATCAAGGCCGGTTGGGCGGACGGCGAAATTCTCACCAACGGCAAGCCGGATGTGGCGAAATACAAGCCGCTGCTGCTCACCATGCCCGACAACCGCTACTGGACGCTCGGGGACCATGTCGCCGATGCCTGGAGCGCGGGCAAGGCGCTCAAGAAAGGAGAACCGCAATGA
- a CDS encoding flavodoxin family protein gives MKVLAINGSARKDGNTAIMLRTALGEIEAAGIETELLQLHGKNIHGCIACMKCWEKKDGHCTVKNDMLNEIIDKMVAAEGMILGSPTYFANVSSNIKSIIDRAGMVALANDSMLARKVGAAAVAVRRAGAIHVFNSINHFYFINQMVVPGASYWNMGRGLEPGDVETDDEGMLTMKNLGKNMAWVLEKLRA, from the coding sequence ATGAAAGTACTGGCCATCAACGGCAGCGCCAGAAAGGATGGCAATACGGCCATCATGCTGCGCACGGCCCTTGGCGAAATCGAGGCCGCAGGCATCGAGACCGAACTGCTGCAACTCCACGGCAAGAATATCCACGGCTGCATCGCCTGTATGAAGTGCTGGGAGAAAAAAGACGGCCACTGCACCGTCAAAAACGACATGTTAAACGAGATCATCGACAAGATGGTCGCGGCCGAGGGCATGATTCTGGGATCGCCCACCTACTTCGCCAACGTCTCGAGCAACATCAAGTCCATCATCGACCGGGCCGGCATGGTGGCCCTGGCCAACGATTCCATGCTCGCGCGCAAGGTCGGCGCGGCGGCGGTGGCCGTGCGGCGCGCCGGGGCCATCCATGTCTTCAACTCCATCAACCACTTCTACTTCATCAACCAGATGGTGGTGCCGGGGGCGAGCTACTGGAACATGGGTCGGGGCCTCGAACCCGGGGATGTGGAAACAGACGACGAGGGCATGCTGACCATGAAAAACCTCGGCAAGAACATGGCCTGGGTGCTCGAAAAGCTTCGCGCGTAA
- a CDS encoding NAD(P)-dependent alcohol dehydrogenase: MKSIMLRNGFGVENLTLAEMPKPEPEAGQILVKLKAASLNYVDLLLVKGQLDPNLRLPFIPVSDGSGIVEAIGAGVTGFAPGDRVATTYIPQWVDGRCTRENSRFETRPGSGTTPGQLLEYKVMQPNELIKIPAALRYAEAATLPIAGVTAWNALAYGKIKAGDTVLLHGTGGVSIFALQFAKAAGARVIITSGDDQKLAQAQELGADHLINSKQHPDWASAVVDITHGEGADIVVETIGGSNLAKSIHALRLGGHIAVVGFLGGVESTINLIAFNLKHANIYGFSVGNTRDFADMLRAVEANAIPPIIARSFPLEQTAAAFSYLESGRHFGKVVIEW; encoded by the coding sequence ATGAAATCGATTATGCTACGCAACGGATTCGGTGTCGAAAACCTGACATTAGCCGAGATGCCGAAACCGGAGCCTGAAGCGGGGCAGATCCTTGTCAAGCTCAAGGCCGCGTCGCTCAACTATGTGGACCTGCTTTTGGTGAAAGGACAGTTAGACCCCAATCTTCGGCTCCCTTTTATTCCCGTTTCGGACGGTTCCGGCATTGTTGAAGCGATCGGGGCCGGCGTCACCGGCTTTGCTCCGGGAGATCGCGTGGCGACCACGTATATCCCGCAATGGGTGGATGGGCGTTGCACCCGGGAAAATTCGCGATTCGAGACGCGTCCCGGTTCTGGGACAACTCCTGGGCAATTGCTCGAATATAAGGTGATGCAACCTAACGAGTTGATCAAAATTCCGGCCGCACTGCGTTACGCCGAGGCCGCCACGCTCCCCATCGCGGGCGTGACCGCTTGGAACGCGCTTGCCTACGGTAAGATCAAGGCCGGCGATACGGTCCTTCTCCACGGTACTGGCGGTGTTTCCATTTTTGCATTGCAATTCGCGAAAGCGGCCGGGGCCAGAGTGATCATCACCTCGGGCGATGACCAAAAATTGGCCCAGGCCCAAGAGTTGGGGGCCGACCATCTGATCAACTCCAAGCAACACCCGGATTGGGCGTCCGCTGTTGTAGACATAACTCACGGTGAGGGAGCGGACATCGTGGTCGAAACCATCGGGGGGAGCAACCTCGCCAAGAGCATCCACGCCTTGAGACTTGGAGGCCATATCGCTGTGGTCGGTTTTCTGGGTGGTGTGGAGAGTACGATCAATTTGATCGCATTCAATCTCAAACACGCAAACATTTATGGATTCAGCGTCGGTAACACCCGTGATTTTGCGGATATGCTTAGGGCTGTGGAGGCAAATGCCATACCCCCTATCATCGCCCGAAGTTTCCCCCTGGAACAGACGGCGGCGGCGTTTTCCTATCTTGAATCCGGGCGGCATTTCGGCAAGGTCGTGATAGAATGGTGA
- a CDS encoding DsrE family protein, whose translation MATNTSAPGLVVLWVTADKEAALNMALMYAKNSRLKGWWDEVHLVVWGPSAKLLATDAELQAEVAACREAGVTLLACLACAERYGVTDDLKRLGLDVIYMGEPMTGYLKDGWKVLSV comes from the coding sequence ATGGCTACAAATACAAGCGCCCCGGGACTGGTCGTCCTGTGGGTGACCGCCGACAAGGAAGCGGCCCTGAACATGGCGCTGATGTACGCCAAGAACTCCCGGCTCAAAGGCTGGTGGGACGAGGTGCACCTCGTCGTCTGGGGGCCTTCGGCGAAACTTCTCGCCACGGACGCCGAACTTCAGGCCGAAGTGGCCGCCTGCCGCGAGGCCGGGGTGACGCTTCTGGCCTGCCTGGCCTGCGCCGAGCGCTACGGCGTGACCGATGACCTCAAGCGCCTCGGCCTGGACGTGATCTACATGGGCGAGCCCATGACCGGATACCTCAAAGACGGCTGGAAGGTCCTGAGCGTGTAG